Proteins from a genomic interval of Amycolatopsis sp. cg13:
- a CDS encoding response regulator transcription factor, with the protein MKADEGRRRSGPIQVGVIEDHPLYRDAVARVLNEAPDIELVAVADSVARFAVQDQPPGSVVVLDLKLRGVQDAAAVLEVGQMGHKVLVVSAHAEQPEVLGAMQAGAKGFLSKDVDGDELLRAIRTIAEDNAYVSPTLAGMIIQDSDERHAGPKIVLSEREKQVLRLVAAGERDVDVAEILDISVRTVRSYLDRIRDKTGERRRAGFVRVAIREGLLR; encoded by the coding sequence GTGAAAGCCGACGAGGGGCGGCGCCGGAGCGGACCCATCCAGGTCGGGGTGATCGAAGACCACCCGCTGTACCGGGACGCGGTAGCGCGCGTGCTGAACGAGGCGCCGGACATCGAACTGGTCGCGGTAGCCGACTCCGTGGCGCGGTTCGCGGTCCAGGACCAGCCACCCGGCAGCGTGGTCGTGCTCGACCTGAAACTCCGCGGCGTCCAGGACGCGGCCGCGGTGCTCGAGGTGGGGCAGATGGGGCACAAGGTGCTCGTAGTGTCCGCACACGCGGAACAGCCCGAGGTCCTCGGCGCGATGCAGGCCGGCGCCAAGGGATTCCTGTCGAAGGACGTCGACGGGGACGAGCTGCTGCGCGCGATCCGGACCATCGCGGAGGACAACGCGTACGTCTCGCCTACTTTGGCCGGGATGATCATCCAGGACAGCGACGAACGGCACGCCGGTCCGAAGATCGTGCTGTCGGAGCGGGAAAAACAGGTCCTGCGCCTGGTGGCGGCGGGGGAGCGGGACGTCGACGTCGCGGAAATCCTGGACATCAGCGTCCGGACGGTGCGGTCCTATCTGGACCGGATCCGGGACAAGACGGGGGAGCGGCGCAGGGCGGGGTTTGTGCGAGTGGCGATCCGGGAAGGGTTGCTGCGCTAG